A window of the Hordeum vulgare subsp. vulgare chromosome 5H, MorexV3_pseudomolecules_assembly, whole genome shotgun sequence genome harbors these coding sequences:
- the LOC123397140 gene encoding BTB/POZ and MATH domain-containing protein 2-like: MEAEWISALVGGRAPLLDLSLSFVRVCVLLRKTRRWRFPEEGIKVSPPSPRFGDESSIVGGRVESFPWLQPPKTLAAVHFSTRPSPPPPPPPLPTGDRTQPTKPHTMETSSHLGGDGLPSGSASSIIAGAVSGYHLLKVVGYSHTKEVSNSEGIDSCPFVVGGHTWRVYYCPNGWNSEHTDFISVSLKLDATVAKGVAMVKAKFQFSLLDQHGKLVPPYTRTSVTREFSAGTCWGFENFIKRENLEKSEHLKDDSFTVKVDVTVMSEFHAQKTPSIAVPPSDMHRHFGDLLSSKAGVDVEFRVGEETFSAHRSVLAARSPVFRAELFGQMKESTTTNVICVDDIEPEVFKALLTFMYTDALPDMDQREESAMVQHLLVAADRYALERLKLICEDKLCNRIDTNSVATILALAEQHHCHELKAACLVFLSSTTNLEAAMESEGFEYLTKTCPGVIKDFLISHVVPSLLGKRKSKA, translated from the exons ATGGAGGCGGAGTGGATCTCGGCCCTTGTTGGTGGGAGGGCTCCGTTGTTAGATCTTTCTttaagttttgttagggtttgtgtTCTGCTCAGGAAGACGAGACGGTGGCGGTTCCCTGAAGAAGGAATAAAGGTCTCTCCGCCCAGCCCCCGTTTCGGTGATGAGTCTAGCATCGTTGGTGGGCGTGTGGAG TCTTTTCCCTGGCTTCAACCGCCCAAAACCCTCGCCGCCGTCCACTTTTCTACccgcccgtcgccgccgccgccgccgccgcccctccccaccggcgaccGGACCCAACCGACCAAGCCGCACACGATGGAGACCTCCTCCCATCTCGGTGGCGACGGCCTCCCCTCCGGATCCGCATCCTCCATCATTGCCGGGGCCGTGAGCGGTTACCACTTGCTGAAGGTCGTCGGCTACTCGCACACCAAGGAGGTCTCCAATAGCGAGGGGATCGACTCCTGCCCGTTCGTAGTAGGCGGCCACACATGGCGTGTGTATTACTGCCCCAACGGGTGGAACTCCGAGCACACCGATTTCATATCCGTCTCCCTCAAACTCGATGCTACCGTCGCCAAGGGCGTGGCCATGGTGAAGGCAAAATTCCAGTTCAGCTTGCTCGATCAACATGGGAAGCTGGTGCCGCCCTATACCCGGACGTCCGTGACCAGAGAGTTTTCCGCGGGCACATGCTGGGGATTCGAAAATTTCATCAAAAGGGAGAACCTGGAGAAATCAGAGCATCTCAAGGACGATTCCTTCACTGTCAAGGTCGACGTCACTGTCATGAGCGAGTTCCACGCACAGAAGACACCGTCCATCGCCGTGCCGCCGTCCGACATGCACCGGCACTTCGGGGATCTCCTGTCGAGCAAGGCGGGCGTCGATGTCGAATTCCGAGTCGGAGAGGAAACATTTTCCGCTCACCGGTCGGTGCTCGCCGCGCGGTCTCCGGTCTTCAGGGCAGAGTTGTTTGGGCAGATGAAGGAGAGCACCACCACAAATGTCATCTGTGTAGATGACATTGAGCCAGAGGTGTTCAAGGCTCTGCTTACTTTCATGTACACGGATGCGCTTCCCGATATGGATCAGCGAGAGGAATCTGCCATGGTTCAGCATTTGCTTGTTGCAGCAGACAGGTACGCTCTGGAGAGGTTGAAGCTGATTTGTGAAGATAAGTTGTGCAATCGTATCGATACGAACTCCGTGGCGACTATCTTGGCATTGGCGGAGCAGCACCACTGCCATGAGCTTAAGGCAGCATGCTTGGTGTTCCTCAGCTCGACGACGAATCTGGAAGCCGCCATGGAGTCTGAAGGTTTCGAGTATTTAACCAAGACCTGCCCCGGTGTTATAAAGGATTTCCTCATTTCCCATGTTGTTCCTAGTTTACTTGGGAAGAGAAAATCAAAGGCATGA
- the LOC123398313 gene encoding BTB/POZ and MATH domain-containing protein 1-like, which yields MPPPPPPLPTSDRAQPTKSHSMAISSHVAGDGLPPGSASSIISRSVSGYHLLTIDGYSGTKDVPNGEWIDSCPFRVGGHTWHLRYYPNGETSEYADSIALYLALDDTVAKGEAVKAKVKFSLIDKDGKPLPVHTMTTNINDFSVDNTWGFPNFMKREKLEKSEHLKDDSFTVKVDVTIMSVFHAQETPSILVPPSDMHRHFGDLLSSKAGVDVEFLVGGETFSAHRSVLAARSPVFRAEFFGPMKEGTTTEAIRIDDMEAQVFNALVTYIYTDTLTDMKQQEESDMAQHMLVAADRYDLERLKLICADKLCKHINTSSVTTILALADQHHCHELKSACLVFLSSPTNLDAAMESEGFEFLTKNCPGVMKDILVSQVVPRKRKSKART from the coding sequence atgccgccgccgccgccgccgctccccacCAGCGACCGTGCCCAACCGACCAAGTCTCACTCGATGGCGATCTCCTCGCACGTCGCCGGcgacggcctcccccctggatcCGCATCCTCCATTATATCCAGGTCCGTGAGCGGCTACCACTTGCTGACGATCGACGGCTACTCGGGCACCAAGGATGTCCCCAATGGAGAGTGGATCGACTCTTGCCCCTTCCGGGTGGGAGGCCACACATGGCATCTTCGTTACTATCCCAACGGGGAAACATCCGAGTACGCCGATTCCATAGCCCTGTATCTCGCACTCGATGATACCGTCGCCAAGGGCGAGGCCGTTAAGGCAAAAGTCAAGTTCAGCTTAATTGACAAAGATGGGAAGCCGCTGCCGGTGCATACCATGACTACCAACATCAACGACTTTTCCGTGGATAACACTTGGGGATTCCCGAATTTTATGAAAAGGGAGAAATTGGAGAAATCAGAGCATCTCAAGGACGATTCCTTCACTGTCAAAGTCGATGTCACTATCATGAGCGTGTTCCATGCGCAGGAGACACCATCCATCCTGGTGCCACCATCTGACATGCACCGTCACTTCGGCGATCTCCTGTCGAGCAAGGCGGGCGTCGATGTTGAATTCCTAGTCGGTGGGGAGACATTCTCGGCGCACCGGTCGGTGCTCGCAGCGCGGTCTCCGGTCTTTAGAGCAGAGTTCTTTGGCCCGATGAAGGAGGGAACCACCACAGAGGCCATACGCATAGATGACATGGAGGCACAAGTGTTCAATGCTCTGGTTACTTATATATACACTGATACGTTAACGGACATGAAGCAACAAGAAGAATCTGACATGGCTCAGCATATGCTTGTTGCAGCAGATAGATATGATTTGGAGAGGCTGAAGCTGATTTGTGCAGACAAGTTGTGCAAGCATATCAATACAAGCTCCGTGACGACCATCTTGGCATTGGCGGACCAGCACCACTGCCATGAGCTTAAGTCAGCATGCCTGGTGTTCCTCAGCTCACCGACGAATCTGGATGCAGCCATGGAGTCTGAAGGTTTTGAGTTTTTAACCAAGAACTGCCCTGGTGTTATGAAGGATATCCTCGTGTCCCAGGTTGTTCCtaggaaaagaaaatcaaaggcccGAACATGA